Below is a window of Calonectris borealis chromosome 25, bCalBor7.hap1.2, whole genome shotgun sequence DNA.
tgccccccacccagctCCTCGAGAGCCGCGTGCTGCCCCTCGGGTGCCTCTGGAGCTCGGGTGTCCCCATGGCTCAGGGTCCTCCAGAGCTGGGGTGTCCCCACTGCTTGGGTGCCCCAAATAGTTTGGGTCCCCGCATGGCTTGGATGCCCCCCAGCCAGGGTCTCCCCACACCTTGGGTCTCCCCACGACTCAGCTCCCTGCACAGCCTTGGACCCCAACACATCCTGGGTGCCCCACGGCTCGGCGTACCCCATTGgcagcccccgcctgccccaTCCCATGCAGCCCACGGCTCGGgcagccggcccggcccccgctgcCCTGTCGCGTGCCCTCTGGCCACCATCCGAGGGGTGCCTGAAGGGCACgtcccggggctgcgggcaggagctTTGGACATAGTTTCCACCAGCGCCGGTGGCTCTGAGCAGCGGCAGCCCTGTGTCTGCCCGGCACCGCCGCCTTGCTCGCGCTCCTCCCGTTTCAGCCCATCCTCGCTTTGTGCCCAGCCCCTGCGCTTGCTGCTTCGGCACCGGGAAGGGGTTTTGTGTCCCACGagcccccagggtcccccctgGGCCAGGTGGGGAGCACAGGGCTGTATTAAGGCGTATTTAAGGCAGCTGGGAAACCAGGAAAAAGCAGGGGCTGGATCAGTCCTGCGAGGGGAAATGCATCTGCAGGGTGGGAGAGGCCACGAAAGAAGCTCTGACCCCTCTCGAGgtgttttttccctgctcttaCGGGAAGGAACAGCCCGACGGGGGAGATCCTGGCctccccagagacccccaaagAGGCATCAGCCCCTGGGGAGGCATCGGCCAGGCAGGATTGCCCAGCcgctctgtccctgcctgcttCATAGGGCAAGCAAAGAGGGGGCTCAAAAGTGGGTCTCGtgtccctctccccacccccggCGTGGGGACACTTGCCACCACCCGATCATGTCTCTTCACCTCCTCTTGAGCAAGCCCCGGGGGCGGGCAGCTGGCGTTTGGAAGCCTGGTTCTTGCACAACCTTCCCGGCAGCTCCGGGGGCCCGCGCTGCTCCCCGGGGGAAAACCCCGCTGCAAGACGGGGCGAGGAGGGGGGTTGGCTGGGTTAGACTGGGCGTgagcaccagccccagcaggcaAAGCTGTTTTACCCTTCCGAAGGCAAGAAGGATGGAGCCCCAGAGCCAAGAGCTGATGGCCGGCTCCGGTAGAGCCCACAAACCCTTTTTGGGGGGTCTGACGCAGGGGGGCAGGCGCTGGGGGCTCACCTTGACGTGCCTGTCGTCCGCCGTGGTCTCGTCAAACTCCTCGCCCAGCTTGAAGCTGATCTCCGTGTTCTTGAAGGTGCTTTGGGTCTTCACCGTGATCTTGTCGCCCTCCACCTCGATGATGGTGGTGGGTTTGGTGAGGCTGCCCATCTGCCGGGTGGCGAAGCCCACGCCTGCGGGGTGCAAGGTGGGGGGGCTGAGGGTGCGTGGAGGGGCTGGCATCACCCCGGAGCCCTTCCTCCCCATGGTGTTGGGGGGTGAACCCCAAAACCGCTCCCCACCTGTGGTCCCAGGGGGCCCCGTGTGTGCCCACCACGCCTGGGGGGGGTCGGGCGGGAGCAGAGGGGTGGAGCCCTGGGAACGCTGGCATTGCTCGGGGACGGATcctgcaccagcacccaccagctccggggctgggcggggtgggggggcaccggTGTCACCCCCCCTCCCGATCTGCTCTTGGATGGGGGACCTACCCTGCCCAGGAGCTGCACTGGGGCTGGTGATGGGGGGCTCGGAGGTGGGGGGGGATGAAGGCTGGAGAGGTCCTGGGTGGCTCCCTGCACCCCGGGGGGGGCATCCCCTCCCTCCGCCAAGGGCTGTccccgggggggacaggggaaggACGACACCCCCTTACCCAGCCCAAGCCCCCGGGCAGAAAGCCCCAGAGCCCCCCGTAAACCACCCCACCCAGGCAGCAGCGACCCCCCCCcactgcctgcagcccccccgcagccagaaccccgtggggggggggggggctcggccgggcaaattggagggcagaggggggtagaaaaaaaagggggtgatgtccTGACTCCAGCCCTCCCCCCCGCCGACCCCCCCACTCACCCAACGCCTTCATGTACTCATCGAAATTGGCCGAATCCACCAGCTTCCAGGTGCCCACGAAGGCTTCGACCATGGCGAGGgggtgcgggggcgggggggacgacACAGCCACACGCCTGtatgggggggcccgggggtccGGTGGGCTGTGAGCGTGGCACTGCGCCGCCCAGCTCGCAGCTGCCTGCCGGCCTCGCAGCCGCCTTAAATAATGTCCTCATCACATGATTGGAAAGAGCATAACTGCGCTCCAGAAATACTCCTCGGCAGCGCTGCCAGCGGCCACCTCGGTCCGGCCACCCGTCACCCGCCACTGGCCACCAACCTCTGTCCGGACCTCCTGGTCGCGGAGGGTCAGGTTGGGTCAAAGATCGGGAGAGCGGAGCCTGGAGGTCAATTGTGTCATGAGTTGTGTACGGTCTCTGCGCAGGCTGTGCGGGGTGGCCAAAGGGTGTGGGgtatggggaaactgaggcagggcagagctgggcacgGCAGGTGTGTGCCCACCCCATGGCAGCCCCAAGGAGGGGGGCACGGGTGCTGCCCGTGCTCTGGGGGCGgtgggacacagccaggacacgGGGACACCGGCAATGGCAGTGTCCTTCAGGGTAACGTGTCCTGGCGTCGGGGAAACtaagctggggaaactgaggcacgggaggCAGCAAGaagcagggtggggggggtcaggCATCCAGGGGAGTGTGGGGACACGTGTGACCCTGTCCCGGCCCCGtgttgggggggggacacacaagtGTGCCCCCAGTGATGCTCTGTgtgggacactggggacaaggACAGCCGTGGGGCTGTGGGACCCACATCGTGTCCCCCCCCACATGCCTCCCCTCGCTTCGGGCTCTGGTGGCCGATGGCAGCGGAGTCAGGGCCAGCGCGTCCCCTGGTCCCTTCCCAGCACGCCGGGGGTCACCTGTGGCTGTGGGATTCAGTGTCCCCGTCCCCGGGCAGCGGAGGGTCCCCGCTGGGGGGATCGGGTGTCCCTGAGCCTCGTTGCCGCAGCGTGACCCCCCATCTTGGGGACATCGGGGTCAAAGTGACCAGGTCtgggagggacatggggacactttctccctctccctggcCCCATGGTGTCATCGCAGGCGCCCAAAAATAGCTGGGAGCTCGTGTTCAGCCTCCTCCCGCCGGCACTGCCTCCAAGTGGGACCCCCTCGCCTCGTGTCCCCGGGGGGGACAGGCACCAGACCCCGCGGGATGGGTGTCCCCCCGCCCTGGCTGGGACACCCCACAGGGCACGGCTCCCCGCGGAAAGACGGGCGATTTATTCCCCGGACAAGTCCGGGGGAGCTGGAGCCCCCACTCACATCCACCCACATGGCCCTGGAGGGCGTGGGGgtgtcccccgtcccctcacccTCCTGGGCGTTGGTGTCCCAAATCCGCACAGCCCCGGTCCCCACACACGCCCCCAGGCTCCCCGCGAGACAGCGGAACCATGAGATGTGGATGTTCACACGTGTGACTGCCCACGCACACGGACACCCATCCACAGGAGCACCCCCCCACACGGACACCCATGCTGACGGACACCCACCACGCACATGGGTACCAATGCACATGAGCACCCATGCACATGAACACGCATGCACACGAACACGCATGCACGCGGCTGCTCATTCATATGGACACCCACCCACAAGAGCGCCCATGCACAGGGGCACCCACACACATGGACACCCACGCACACGGACACCAACCCACTCACAGAAGCTCCC
It encodes the following:
- the FABP3 gene encoding fatty acid-binding protein, heart produces the protein MVEAFVGTWKLVDSANFDEYMKALGVGFATRQMGSLTKPTTIIEVEGDKITVKTQSTFKNTEISFKLGEEFDETTADDRHVKSVVTLDGGKLVHVQKWEGKETSLVRELKDGKLILTLTLGNVVSTRTYEKAT